A part of Chlorocebus sabaeus isolate Y175 chromosome 4, mChlSab1.0.hap1, whole genome shotgun sequence genomic DNA contains:
- the ZCCHC9 gene encoding zinc finger CCHC domain-containing protein 9 isoform X1: MTRWARVSTTCNKRPLPATSWEDMKKGSFEGTSQNLPKHKQLEANRLSLKKDAPQAKHKKKKKKEYLNEDVNGFMEYLRQNSQMVHNGQIVATDSEEVREEIAVALKKDSRREGRRLKRQAAKKNAMVCFHCRKPGHGIADCPAALENQDMGTGICYRCGSTEHEITKCKAKVDPALGEFPFAKCFVCGEMGHLSRSCPDNPKGLYADGGGCKLCGSVEHLKKDCPESQNSERMVTVGRWAKGMSADYEEILDAPKPQKPKTKIPKVVNF, from the exons ATGACCAGGTGGGCCCGAGTTAGTACCACATGTAACAAGAGACCCTTGCCTGCAACATCATGGGAGGACATGAAGAAGGGATCCTTTGAGGGAACAAGCCAAAACCTACCAAAGCATAAACAACTTGAAGCCAATAGGCTATCCCTAAAAAAAGATGCACCCcaagcaaaacataaaaagaaaaagaaaaaggagtacTTAAATGAAGATGTGAATGGATTCATGGAATACCTAAGACAGAATTCACAGATGGTTCACAATGGGCAAATTGTAGCAACAGACAGTGAGGAAGTAAGGGAAGAAATTGCAGTTGCTTTAAAGAAAGACAGTCGACGGGAAGGAAGAAGATTAAAAAGACAAGCGGCAAAGAAAAATGCAATG GTGTGTTTCCATTGTAGAAAACCTGGTCATGGAATTGCAGATTGCCCTGCCGCCCTTGAAAATCAAGACATGGGCACTGGGATATGTTACAGGTGTGGGTCCACAGAGCACGAAATAACCAAGTGTAAGGCTAAAGTAGACCCAGCTCTTG GCGAATTTCCTtttgcaaaatgttttgtttgtGGAGAAATGGGGCACCTGTCTAGATCTTGTCCGGATAATCCCAAAGGCCTCTACGCTGATG GTGGCGGCTGCAAACTTTGTGGCTCTGTGGAACATTTAAAGAAAGATTGCCCTGAAAGTCAGAATTCAG AGCGAATGGTCACAGTTGGTCGCTGGGCAAAGGGAATGAGTGCAGACTATGAAGAAATTTTGGATGCACCTAAAccacaaaaacccaaaacaaaaatacCTAAAGTTGTTAATTTTTGA
- the ZCCHC9 gene encoding zinc finger CCHC domain-containing protein 9 isoform X2, whose protein sequence is MKKGSFEGTSQNLPKHKQLEANRLSLKKDAPQAKHKKKKKKEYLNEDVNGFMEYLRQNSQMVHNGQIVATDSEEVREEIAVALKKDSRREGRRLKRQAAKKNAMVCFHCRKPGHGIADCPAALENQDMGTGICYRCGSTEHEITKCKAKVDPALGEFPFAKCFVCGEMGHLSRSCPDNPKGLYADGGGCKLCGSVEHLKKDCPESQNSERMVTVGRWAKGMSADYEEILDAPKPQKPKTKIPKVVNF, encoded by the exons ATGAAGAAGGGATCCTTTGAGGGAACAAGCCAAAACCTACCAAAGCATAAACAACTTGAAGCCAATAGGCTATCCCTAAAAAAAGATGCACCCcaagcaaaacataaaaagaaaaagaaaaaggagtacTTAAATGAAGATGTGAATGGATTCATGGAATACCTAAGACAGAATTCACAGATGGTTCACAATGGGCAAATTGTAGCAACAGACAGTGAGGAAGTAAGGGAAGAAATTGCAGTTGCTTTAAAGAAAGACAGTCGACGGGAAGGAAGAAGATTAAAAAGACAAGCGGCAAAGAAAAATGCAATG GTGTGTTTCCATTGTAGAAAACCTGGTCATGGAATTGCAGATTGCCCTGCCGCCCTTGAAAATCAAGACATGGGCACTGGGATATGTTACAGGTGTGGGTCCACAGAGCACGAAATAACCAAGTGTAAGGCTAAAGTAGACCCAGCTCTTG GCGAATTTCCTtttgcaaaatgttttgtttgtGGAGAAATGGGGCACCTGTCTAGATCTTGTCCGGATAATCCCAAAGGCCTCTACGCTGATG GTGGCGGCTGCAAACTTTGTGGCTCTGTGGAACATTTAAAGAAAGATTGCCCTGAAAGTCAGAATTCAG AGCGAATGGTCACAGTTGGTCGCTGGGCAAAGGGAATGAGTGCAGACTATGAAGAAATTTTGGATGCACCTAAAccacaaaaacccaaaacaaaaatacCTAAAGTTGTTAATTTTTGA